A genomic region of Lachnoclostridium edouardi contains the following coding sequences:
- a CDS encoding transketolase family protein, producing the protein MANKIAIRDAYGEALLKLGKKNDKVVALEADVGSSTKSGVFGKEFPERYFNVGISEINMVSMAAGMARIGNIPFVNTFSTFLSTRGADPIQSLICYDKLNVKLAGTYCGLSDSYDGASHHGITDMSFVRSIPNMTVVCVSDPVQTEKAVMAIADYDGPVYLRLSRAPAPVFYSEDMDFVIGKGIEVKDGADVALISTGTVLHIALEAAELLAKEGINATVIDMHTVQPIDKDLVIAAAKKTGAVVTVEEHSIRGGLGSAVAEVLAAECPTPMEFVGATDFAESGDYDELLQKYGYTAENIAAKAKAAMAKKK; encoded by the coding sequence ATGGCTAACAAAATTGCAATCAGAGATGCATATGGTGAAGCTCTCTTAAAGCTGGGAAAGAAAAATGATAAAGTTGTAGCATTGGAAGCAGACGTTGGATCTTCTACAAAGAGCGGCGTGTTTGGAAAAGAATTTCCTGAGAGATACTTTAATGTAGGTATCAGCGAGATCAACATGGTTTCCATGGCAGCAGGTATGGCCAGAATCGGCAATATTCCTTTTGTAAACACATTCTCCACATTCTTGTCTACAAGAGGCGCTGATCCAATTCAGAGCTTAATTTGCTATGACAAATTAAATGTAAAATTAGCAGGCACATACTGTGGTCTGTCTGACTCTTATGACGGAGCAAGCCACCATGGTATTACAGATATGTCATTTGTTCGTTCTATTCCAAACATGACAGTTGTATGTGTATCTGACCCGGTTCAGACAGAGAAAGCTGTTATGGCTATTGCAGATTATGACGGACCAGTTTATTTAAGACTGAGCCGTGCTCCAGCTCCTGTATTCTACAGCGAGGACATGGATTTTGTAATCGGAAAAGGTATTGAAGTAAAAGACGGAGCAGACGTAGCTCTTATTTCTACAGGAACAGTACTTCACATTGCTTTAGAGGCAGCTGAGCTTCTGGCAAAAGAAGGAATCAATGCAACAGTAATTGATATGCACACAGTACAGCCGATTGACAAAGATCTGGTTATTGCTGCAGCTAAGAAGACAGGCGCAGTTGTAACTGTAGAAGAGCACAGCATCCGCGGCGGATTGGGAAGCGCAGTTGCTGAGGTTCTGGCTGCCGAGTGCCCAACTCCAATGGAGTTTGTGGGAGCTACAGACTTTGCTGAGTCTGGAGATTATGATGAATTGCTGCAGAAATACGGCTACACTGCAGAGAATATTGCAGCAAAAGCAAAAGCAGCTATGGCTAAGAAAAAATAA
- a CDS encoding sugar phosphate isomerase/epimerase family protein — MNESMRKYMKVGTILHVAYRGLTTGEGPILDCLKKIVADPYFEAVEVTQMKDPAVRKAAADMIECGHMAVAYGGQPRLLTVGLNINDLDEEKRKMALASLKEGIDEAYELNAIGFSFLAGKYEEETKEQSYQALVKSTEELCAYAKSKGDMPVLIEVFDYDIDKKSLIGPVDLVKRYAEEITAKWDNFGLMVDLSHIPMLHETVEESLLPVKQYIRHAHMGNTVIKDPSCQAYGDQHPRFGFPDSENDVEELAHYLRVLKDIGFLNKENRPIVSFEIKPWGDEDSEVVIANGKRTLDLAWELV; from the coding sequence ATGAATGAATCTATGAGAAAATATATGAAGGTGGGAACAATTCTTCATGTTGCATACAGAGGCTTGACAACAGGAGAAGGACCAATTTTAGACTGCTTAAAAAAGATTGTTGCAGATCCTTATTTTGAAGCAGTGGAAGTGACTCAGATGAAAGATCCGGCTGTGCGTAAAGCGGCGGCCGATATGATAGAATGCGGCCATATGGCAGTTGCGTATGGCGGTCAGCCCAGACTTTTAACAGTTGGACTGAATATTAATGATTTAGATGAAGAAAAGCGCAAAATGGCTTTGGCCTCTTTAAAAGAGGGAATTGACGAGGCATATGAGCTGAATGCCATAGGATTTTCCTTTTTAGCCGGCAAATATGAGGAGGAGACAAAAGAACAATCCTATCAGGCCCTGGTAAAATCTACAGAGGAGCTTTGCGCTTACGCCAAGTCCAAGGGAGATATGCCGGTGCTGATAGAGGTATTTGACTATGATATAGATAAGAAATCTCTGATTGGTCCGGTGGATTTAGTAAAAAGATATGCAGAAGAGATTACGGCAAAGTGGGATAACTTTGGGCTGATGGTAGATTTAAGCCATATTCCTATGCTGCACGAGACAGTGGAGGAAAGCTTGCTGCCGGTGAAGCAGTATATTCGCCACGCTCATATGGGCAACACTGTAATTAAAGATCCCTCCTGTCAGGCATACGGAGATCAGCATCCCAGATTTGGATTCCCAGACAGTGAAAATGATGTGGAGGAGTTAGCGCATTATCTTAGGGTTCTGAAGGATATTGGTTTCCTGAACAAGGAAAACAGACCGATTGTCAGCTTTGAGATTAAGCCTTGGGGCGACGAAGACAGCGAAGTAGTGATTGCAAATGGAAAACGTACCCTTGATTTGGCTTGGGAGCTTGTGTAA
- a CDS encoding sigma 54-interacting transcriptional regulator, whose protein sequence is MVKIVVLIPTAGMRERFEKVVSKLVIPEDVMMIEQRFIFGTPQSLADNKDADILVARGMTYDYLHSLFPDKYMVRIRLTSFDIFDALIRARDNFHPKKIGLCLHNEEIGSLRNLEELCQASIDLYDVWDERSTNEAIRKGIELGTDVFVGAGTICGLCDKAGVPRVHIETKDEAIETALRSAVSAARTINMERTRSSLFHTILNNSEEAMIAISEDGKVLAVNNQTYRTFQLSTTERVEGQPVEKVYRKFNWRKAGREAGDSAELIEFKGKKFYVEYQKIIDDSAGSGMLIAVRSTEKIQETESKIRQSLTDQGLTAKYTFEDIKGISQGMRDNVRMARRYSHVDSNVLIMGETGTGKELFAHSIHQESSRSGEPFVALNCAALPENLLESELFGYEPGAFSGASKNGKVGLFELAHRGTIFLDEIGELPISLQAKLLRVLQEKEIRRVGSDRVKPIDVRVISATNINIEKQIEEGQFRSDLYYRINLLDLVIPPLRERKEDVQELVDFYLTQFACEMKRRIPRVSKGAARMLMEYDWPGNVRELRNICEKLIVLSDTAEIGEEELMQLKIFKDYQKRISKKQEKKDNYDEIYEQLQPRRKKQDIARELGVSRTTLWRMAKKQEKLNHLGE, encoded by the coding sequence ATGGTAAAAATCGTAGTACTGATTCCTACGGCTGGGATGAGAGAAAGATTTGAAAAGGTTGTATCAAAATTGGTAATTCCGGAAGATGTTATGATGATAGAGCAAAGGTTTATTTTTGGAACTCCTCAGTCGCTGGCGGACAACAAGGATGCAGACATTTTAGTGGCCAGGGGAATGACCTATGATTATTTACACTCGTTGTTTCCCGACAAGTACATGGTGCGGATTCGTCTTACCAGTTTTGATATTTTTGATGCCTTAATAAGAGCCAGAGACAACTTTCATCCAAAAAAAATCGGGCTTTGCCTTCACAATGAAGAAATTGGATCTTTAAGAAATTTAGAAGAGCTTTGCCAGGCATCCATTGATTTGTATGATGTTTGGGATGAAAGAAGTACAAATGAAGCCATTAGAAAAGGCATTGAATTAGGCACAGATGTATTTGTGGGAGCCGGAACTATCTGCGGTTTATGTGATAAGGCGGGGGTTCCCAGAGTTCATATTGAGACTAAAGATGAGGCAATAGAAACAGCTCTCAGGTCTGCAGTCAGCGCGGCCCGCACAATTAATATGGAGCGTACCAGATCCAGCTTGTTTCACACAATTCTTAACAACAGCGAAGAGGCTATGATTGCAATCAGCGAGGACGGAAAAGTGCTGGCTGTAAACAACCAGACCTACCGGACTTTCCAGCTGTCCACTACAGAAAGAGTGGAGGGACAGCCTGTAGAAAAGGTTTACAGAAAATTTAACTGGAGAAAAGCAGGAAGAGAGGCGGGAGACTCTGCTGAGCTGATTGAATTTAAGGGAAAGAAGTTTTATGTAGAATATCAGAAAATTATTGATGATTCCGCTGGTTCAGGTATGCTGATTGCCGTGAGAAGTACGGAAAAGATTCAGGAAACAGAAAGTAAAATCAGACAGAGCCTGACAGACCAGGGACTGACAGCTAAGTATACGTTTGAGGATATTAAGGGAATCAGCCAGGGCATGAGGGACAATGTGCGCATGGCCAGAAGATACAGCCATGTAGACTCTAATGTGCTGATTATGGGGGAGACAGGTACAGGAAAAGAGCTGTTCGCCCACAGCATTCACCAGGAAAGCAGCAGAAGCGGAGAACCCTTTGTGGCTTTAAACTGTGCGGCGCTGCCGGAAAACCTGCTGGAAAGCGAATTGTTTGGATATGAGCCGGGAGCCTTTTCCGGAGCCTCAAAAAATGGAAAAGTAGGATTATTTGAGCTGGCTCACCGGGGAACTATTTTCCTGGATGAAATTGGAGAACTGCCTATTTCCCTTCAGGCAAAGCTTCTCCGGGTGCTTCAGGAAAAGGAAATCCGCCGTGTAGGAAGCGACAGGGTGAAGCCTATAGACGTGCGGGTTATTTCCGCTACAAATATTAACATTGAAAAGCAGATTGAGGAAGGTCAGTTCCGGTCTGATTTATATTACAGGATTAACCTGCTGGATTTAGTAATTCCTCCTTTAAGAGAGAGAAAAGAGGACGTGCAGGAGTTGGTGGACTTTTATTTGACCCAATTTGCATGTGAAATGAAAAGAAGAATTCCCAGAGTATCCAAGGGCGCGGCCCGTATGCTGATGGAGTACGACTGGCCGGGCAATGTAAGAGAGCTGAGAAATATTTGCGAAAAGCTGATAGTGCTCAGCGACACTGCGGAAATCGGCGAGGAAGAGCTGATGCAGCTGAAGATTTTCAAGGATTATCAGAAAAGAATCAGTAAAAAGCAGGAAAAAAAGGATAA